The genomic stretch NNNNNNNNNNNNNNNNNNNNNNNNNNNNNNNNNNNNNNNNNNNNNNNNNNNNNNNNNNNNNNNNNNNNNNNNNNNNNNNNNNNNNNNNNNNNNNNNNNNNNNNNNNNNNNNNNNNNNNNNNNNNNNNNNNNNNNNNNNNNNNNNNNNNNGGCGCCGCCGCCGGTGGCCAGCCAGACGTCCTTCGGACCCGAGGTGACCAGGCACTGGCCGCTCGCGGCGAAACCCGCCTCGCCGTCCAGGGCGGGCGGCATGCCGCTCGCGGGCAGGACCCGCCAGGAGCGGCCGCCGTCGCTCGTGGACAGGATGCGGAACCGCCCGTCCACGGGGTCGCTCATCGCGAGGCCGTGCCGGCGGTCGAAGAAGGCCAGGCAGTCGTAGAACGCCTTCGGGTCGGTGTTACGGAAGGACTCCGTCCAGGTCGCCCCGCCGTCGTCGGTGCGGTACACGCGCGACGCCTCGCCCTCGCCGATGGCCAGCACCACGGCGCGCCGCGCGTCGAACGCCTCGACGTCCCGGAACTCCTGGTCCCCCGCACCCGGCGGAGAGACGTTCCGCCAGCTCGCTCCGCCGTCCGTGGTGCGCAGCACCGTGCCGCCGGTGCCGGCCAGCCAGGCGGTGCGCCGGTCGACGGCCGCCAGGCCCCGGAAGCG from Streptomyces roseochromogenus subsp. oscitans DS 12.976 encodes the following:
- a CDS encoding WD40/YVTN/BNR-like repeat-containing protein: MRRLGSTRRGRRTSRLVAAGVACGAALAALTVPAAEAGPLRQGSPHWAPKDPGTPKVRFRGLAAVDRRTAWLAGTGGTVLRTTDGGASWRNVSPPGAGDQEFRDVEAFDARRAVVLAIGEGEASRVYRTDDGGATWTESFRNTDPKAFYDCLAFFDRRHGLAMSDPVDGRFRILSTSDGGRSWRVLPASGMPPALDGEAGFAASGQCLVTSGPKDVWLATGGGA